A stretch of Lathyrus oleraceus cultivar Zhongwan6 chromosome 6, CAAS_Psat_ZW6_1.0, whole genome shotgun sequence DNA encodes these proteins:
- the LOC127092414 gene encoding uncharacterized protein LOC127092414 isoform X3, with protein MDSGGVSDADNIDKRRPFYESSKAWKARNLKRKKKEKEVRRSFTPLSFYKGPTTYHPGPMCNGRFAGKQFVPLSLYTTTVYQPDPVFPVFPVCEGINSSESKMFPVCEGINSSESKMFPVCEGINSSESIGNKSSESIGKNSSESIGKNSSESKVSWLSTRCSF; from the coding sequence ATGGATTCCGGCGGCGTCTCCGACGCTGATAACATTGATAAGAGAAGGCCATTCTACGAATCAAGCAAGGCTTGGAAGGCTCGgaatttgaaaagaaaaaaaaaagaaaaagaggtGAGGAGAAGCTTTACTCCACTATCGTTCTACAAGGGTCCCACCACGTACCACCCTGGACCGATGTGTAACGGTAGATTTGCCGGAAAACAGTTTGTTCCACTATCGCTATACACCACCACCGTCTACCAACCTGATCCGGTGTTTCCGGTGTTTCCGGTGTGTGAGGGAATAAACTCCTCTGAATCAAAGATGTTTCCGGTGTGTGAGGGAATAAACTCCTCTGAATCAAAGATGTTTCCGGTGTGTGAGGGAATAAACTCCTCTGAATCAATCGGAAACAAGTCCTCTGAATCAATCGGGAAAAACTCCTCTGAATCAATCGGAAAAAACTCCTCTGAATCAAAG
- the LOC127092414 gene encoding uncharacterized protein LOC127092414 isoform X2 gives MDSGGVSDADNIDKRRPFYESSKAWKARNLKRKKKEKEVRRSFTPLSFYKGPTTYHPGPMCNGRFAGKQFVPLSLYTTTVYQPDPVFPVFPVCEGINSSESKMFPVCEGINSSESKMFPVCEGINSSESIGNKSSESIGKNSSESIGKNSSESKDVTSLAVTNREVH, from the coding sequence ATGGATTCCGGCGGCGTCTCCGACGCTGATAACATTGATAAGAGAAGGCCATTCTACGAATCAAGCAAGGCTTGGAAGGCTCGgaatttgaaaagaaaaaaaaaagaaaaagaggtGAGGAGAAGCTTTACTCCACTATCGTTCTACAAGGGTCCCACCACGTACCACCCTGGACCGATGTGTAACGGTAGATTTGCCGGAAAACAGTTTGTTCCACTATCGCTATACACCACCACCGTCTACCAACCTGATCCGGTGTTTCCGGTGTTTCCGGTGTGTGAGGGAATAAACTCCTCTGAATCAAAGATGTTTCCGGTGTGTGAGGGAATAAACTCCTCTGAATCAAAGATGTTTCCGGTGTGTGAGGGAATAAACTCCTCTGAATCAATCGGAAACAAGTCCTCTGAATCAATCGGGAAAAACTCCTCTGAATCAATCGGAAAAAACTCCTCTGAATCAAAG